A region from the Sutcliffiella horikoshii genome encodes:
- the rpsP gene encoding 30S ribosomal protein S16, producing the protein MAVKIRLKRMGSKKSPFYRIVVADSRSPRDGRFIETVGTYNPVIQPAEVKINEELALKWLQDGAKPSDTVRNLFSNEGIMEKFHNAKLGK; encoded by the coding sequence ATGGCAGTAAAAATTCGTTTAAAACGTATGGGTTCTAAAAAATCCCCATTCTATCGTATTGTAGTAGCAGATTCTCGTTCTCCTCGTGATGGACGTTTCATTGAAACAGTTGGAACTTACAACCCTGTAATTCAACCAGCTGAAGTAAAAATCAATGAAGAACTAGCTCTTAAATGGTTACAAGATGGCGCGAAGCCTTCTGATACAGTTCGTAACCTTTTCTCTAACGAAGGTATTATGGAAAAATTCCACAATGCCAAATTAGGTAAGTAA
- a CDS encoding KH domain-containing protein, giving the protein MTKLIQTIVTSLVDHPENVVVTEKETGNVLTYQLTVHQDDLGKVIGKQGRIAKAIRTVLFAAASHENKRVQLEIME; this is encoded by the coding sequence ATGACAAAACTAATCCAAACAATTGTGACGTCGTTGGTAGATCATCCAGAAAATGTAGTGGTTACGGAAAAAGAAACAGGTAATGTTCTTACGTATCAACTTACTGTACATCAAGATGATTTAGGGAAAGTGATTGGCAAGCAGGGGAGAATTGCAAAAGCAATCCGAACAGTTTTGTTCGCTGCTGCTTCTCACGAGAATAAACGAGTGCAATTAGAGATTATGGAGTAG